The DNA segment CCGCCGCCAGCTGCGCCCGCTGCTGCGCGCTCAACGCGACCCCGCGCACTGCTTCCGGTAAACGAATGGCGTGCTCGTGCAGCAGCACCAGCCGGTTCATTTCCCGATCCACGCCCACGTAGGCCCGCAGCTCCTGCCCGTCGGGCAACTGAAACGACAAGCGCGGTCCGCGCCCGGTCTCCAGCAGCTGCTGGCGTACCTGGGGTCCCAGGACCGTGCCGTGCAGCTGCTCGGGAATCACCAGCTGCTCGCGCGGCAGCTCAAACTGCAGGTTTGCCGCCCCGTCGCCCGTGCGCCGCAGCACCAGCCGCGCCCGCAGGTGACAAACCTCGCCACCCGCTTGCTCCCCGGCCGCCCGCAGCGGCAGCAGCGCGGTTTTATCCCCGCGCAGCAAAGCCGGCAGCTGCCCGCTCGCTTCCAGCTGCTCGCGGCCGAGTCCCAGCCGCTCCAGCAGGGGCCAGGGCAGCTCTGCCGCCGTAAAGCCCGCCGGCCCGTCGACCGGCGCCGCGCTGGCCAGGCCCGGCAGCTTGGCTACGGGCGGTCTGGCCGGCTCCGTGGGTCGCTCAAGCGCCGGCGACGGGGTCACCGGCGCCGCAGTCTCGTCGAGCTGCGGCGGTGCCGGGGCCGCACTGGGGGCCGACCCCTCCCCTACCCCGGCGGGCCGGGCCGGTGCTGCCGCCGACTCGGGTGCCGCCGGCTTTTCCAGGGCCTTGCTGGCCTGGTAGTGGGCGGTGAAATTGCTGGCAAAGCTGCTTACCGGATTGCTTTTCACCCGGATGTCGAGCAGCCCGGGCTCCTCCGGCGGCCGCTGAGGCGGGCGCGCGCCCCGGCCGGTAGCGACTGCCGGGCGCAGCGGCTCGCCCACCGCCGGCGCGCGCTCGGGCGCGCCCAGCACCTGCACGGCCTGGCGCAGCAGCTGAAAATCCGGGCTTTCCCGCAGCAAGCGGATCTGCGCCCCCCGCTCCAGCATTTGCTCCAGCTCCCTGGCCCGTTCGTGGCTTAGGGCCGGCGCGGCATCAAGTTCCCGCGCCACGGCCTGCAGCAGCGTGGCCTGGGCCGGGTAGCCCAGCTGCTGCAGGTCCAGGGCCAGGGGTTCCGCCGCGCAGATAAACTGGGCGCGGGCTTCGTCGTGGGTCAGGGCGGGGCGGGGATCGGGCATGGGCAAAGCGTTAGCCGGCGCGGCCGGCGGTGTCACCAAAGCGGCCACCCCCTTTACCGGTAAGCAGCCGCGGCTCTTTGTCCCGACACTCTACGGCCGGCTTATTGGCGGAGTTTTCCCACCGCCTGGTCCAGGTCGGCCTGCAGCCGCAGCAGCAGGGCCAGGGAGCCGGCCACGTCCGCGCCCCCGGCGTTCGGCCCGGGCAGGCGCTTGCTGACGGCGGAGTTGTCCGGCACCACAATCCAGTTCAGGTTGTAGCCCCGGCCCTGGTAGAAGAGCAGCAGCGCCACGAAGGCGTCAATCGTGCCCTTGCCCAGCTCCAGCCGGGTCACCTGGTTTTTGTCCAGGCCCACCACTTCCGCCACCCGGCTCTGCGGCCAGCGTTCCCCGGAAGTGGCGGCCAGCTCCTCCCGCAGCTGGGCCAGGCGCTGGCCCACGGCCTTGCTGCAAACTTTGTGGCTCATGTTCTCTGTTTACGTGCCTTCACTAAGTGCTGCAAAGTAGGGTCGGCGGCGATGCGCTCCAATTCCCGCCGGCAAATCTCCCGCACTTCCGCCTTGATGCGCTCGTAGTTGGCGCGCACCAGCTCCTCGGTCCGGTCCCGGCCCGAGTGCGGATCCGTGAAGTTGGTGATGTGGGGCAGGTCTTCGTCCTCGCGCGCTTCGCGGGCCCGGGCTTGCTCGTCCACCACGATGCGGGCGTGAAACACCTTCTGGCTGATCTCCTCCCCCACGTTGTCGGCCACCGCCCCCACGAAGCAGCCCTGGGTCAGCCCGGCGATGCGCGCGGCGGGCAGCATGCTGTCCAGCTGGGTGGATGTGCTGCGGCTGGCTTCCCGGCTGTTGACGCTTACCCCCTCCCGCCGCTGCAGGATGCGCCCAAAGCGCTTGCTCAGCGCCTCCGCGCTTTCCCCCACCACCTGGCCCGCGATCACGTTGCCCACCGTGCTGCGAATCACCGTGGCCTCCGCTTTGCCGTAGTCGCGCTCGAGCTGGGCGAAATCCTGAAAGCCCAGGCAGGTGGCCACCTTGTTGCTGCGCGCCGTGGCCAGCAGCGTGTCCAGGCCCTTGAAGTAAATGGTGGGCAGCTCGTCGATCACCAGGGCGGTTTTCAGCCGGTGCTTGCGGTTGATGAGCTTCACCAGCCGGGCGTTGTAGAGGCCCAGGGCCGCGCCGTAGATGCCCTGCCGCTCGGGGTTGTTGCCCACGCACAACACCTTGGGCGCGCGCGGGTCGTTCAGGTCCAGGGTAAAGTCGTTGCCCGACATCACCCAGTACAGCTGCGGGGAGGCCAGGCGCGAAAGCGGAATGCGCGCCGAGGCGATCTGCCCCTCCAGCTGCTCCAGCGCGTCGCGCTCCAGGGCCGAGGCAAACGGGCGCACGTAGTTTTCAATCTCGGAGTAGGCCCCCAGGATGGGAAACAGCTCCTCGTAGCTTTGGCTCAGCAGCTCAATCACGTGCGGGAAGGTGCAGTACCGCCCGTTCTCGTAAAGCTTTAAAAACCAGATGATGGCCGTCACGAAGTTAATGGGCGACTCGACGAAGAAATCGCCCTGCTTCTGAATCCACGTTTTGTTGAGGTTGAGCATGATGGTGGCCGCCGCCTCGTAGGCGTCCACGATGTCGGTCATCTGCTCGGCCAGCAGGGGGTTGCAGCGGTGGCTTTTGCGCGGATCATCGAAGTTGATCACGTAGAAGCGGGGCTGCACCGCGTAGCGATGCGCGTTGCGGCGCAGCTCGTTGTAGCACTGCCGGGTCAGGTCGTCGAACTTAAAGTCGTACACGTACAGCGCGAAGCCCTTCTGCAGGTGCTGGCGGATAAACTCGCTGATCACCGCGTACGTCTTCCCCGAGCCGGGCGTGCCCAGCACCATGGTGCCGCGGAAAGGGTTCACCACGTTGATCACCCCCCGCCGCTGTTTGCCCCGGTAGGTGTACTGCGTGCGCAGGTTCACCGAGTACTCGTTCTCCACGAGCTGCTCCTGCTGCGGAAAGCTCTCGTTCTGCTCGTTGAACAAGTCCCCCAACAGCCCGCCGGGCAGCTGCAGCAGCCGGCTGACCCGCAGGGCCGCCCGCAGCAGCAGCAGGTAGCCCCCGCCCAGCGCCAGGGCATACACCGCCGTTTGCACGCCCGGGCTGCTCACCAGCTCCCGCAGCGCTCCGGCCCCGGCCAGCAGCAGCCCCCCTACCCCGCCGTAGCCCAGCGTCGCGCGCCAGTCGGGCTTGTCCAGCGGCGCGCCCCGGGTGCCCAGGCAGGAAAGCAGCAGGAACAGCAGCGCCCCGCCCAGGCTGACGGCGGGCGCGGCGAACAGCGCCGTCTTGGTGCTCAGCCGGGTGAGCAGCTCCTCCAGCCAGCCGGCCCGCAGCCCCTGCCCGGCGAAAAAGGCGTAGCAGTAGTAGTACAGGTGCAGCAGCAGCAGGGCAACGCTGATCAGCCGCATGAAGTCCATCAGCCGCCGCAGCGCTTTTTCGTCTTCCATGCCGAAGGGATTAGGTCAAGGGCCGCCCCGCCTACCGCAACGGGCGCCGCCGCTTCCGTTTACGGCGATCCGGCATTTGGTTTTCCACTTCCCACGCGCTGCCTCCCTCCAAGGCCTCCAGCAAAGCGCCCAGCGCCCCCCGCTCCGTGTCCTGCCCGGCGCGCATCGGGGCCGCGCGCTCCGGCGCCGGCCCCGCACTCCCGCTTACCCGCTCCGCCGCCAACCCCTCCCCTACCCGGCGCGCTTCCGCCCGCCGGGTTTCGGGCTCGAGCAGCTCCCGCAGGGTGCGGGCCTTGCAGCCCACCTGCGTGCCGGTCAGGGCCACGTCCCCCAGGCGAAAGCTCGCGCCCACGAGCAGGCCCCCGGCGTCACGCTTAAACGTTACTGCCACGCCGCGCGCGCGCAGAAACGCGCCGAGCTCCGCCACGCTGCGCACGCCCCCTTCCCCGAGCGCGGCCGCCAGCGCGGCCCGCACCTGTACGACGGGCCGCGGCCCCTGGTCCAGCGCTAGCTTTTTTCCCTGCCGCTGCCGGGGCAGGCTCTGCATGCCCAGCTCGGCGCGGATCTCCGCCGTCACCCGCACGTTGCGGGCGTAGTTGTGGCTCGTGCGCAGCACCGGCCCGCCGTCCAGCGGCACCCGGTTGATGTACACGTGCACGTGCGGGTGCGGCCGGTCCAGGTGCTGGTACACCACGACCTGGTGCCGCGCCAGGTCCGCGCCCATCTTTTGGCAGTACAGCGCGGCGGCCTGCAGCATCTGCTGGGGCGTCACGTTTTCCTCCGGCGGCCACGACAACGAGGTGTGCCACACCGGCAGCTGGCAGCGCCCGCTGCGCTGCGCCGCAAGCTGCATTTCCCGGGCAATGCCGGCCGCGTCCCGGCTCAGCAGGTTGTGCGCACCCAGCAGCCGGGACTTCTTTTTTTGCTCCTCCTCGCGCACCCCGGCCCCGTAAGCAATGGCCCCGCGAAAGTCCGCGCCGATGGTCGTCTTGGCAATCATCGCAGCAGCGTCTTCAGCTCTTCGAGCCGCTCGAGCAGCTCCTGCTCCCCGACCCTGCCCAGCCTTCCTTCGCGGGCCAGCCGCGCCAGTTGATTAAGGGCGTTGGCCACCCCGATCACGCCGCGCACCACCTCCAGCGGCACGGCCTCGCGCACGGGCTTATCGAGGGCGCAGTCGCGCAGAAAATCCGAGAGCTTAAGCCCCGCCCGGCTGGCCTTGCTTTCAATAACCCGGCGCTCGTGCTCGCTGACGCGAAAGCGCAGCACGGGAGCGGATTTCGTGGCTCGGGAACGGGCGGCTTCGGCGTTGTTATCCATCCTAACGGGGCGTATCGTACGGTACTAAGGGCGAAATAGCTTGCGTCAATGTAGATCCATCAAACTGCTTTGCAAGCGACTTTGTAGCTACAAAGGCATGGCTTGCTCTGAAACCCTAATTTAGTACGAAGATAAGCTGTATTGGGATTCTAAACGTGGTCCGGTGATAACATTTTTCAGAGGCAGGTATTGACAATATGATGATAGGTAACAATGTTATCATTACTAATGGGTTGTTAGCATTGTCGCCTGCTTCAGGCAACCGCTCTTTCTACCGTACCAGCGCCTGTTTATAATACATATAAATGTTATCAAAGCAACCTTTATACACATAATAATATGCCCAAGGCAAACCTATATGGTTGCGAAAGCTCAAGAAGTGTTTTTTCATAATATTATTATCATTACCACATATAACAGTTAGCATGTATTGATTAAGCTACTTGAACACTGTTTGCACAGATCGAAACAGCAATAGTCAAATACATGAAAACATACTTTTGGTAATGTTATGATGTATAATATATAAGATGTTTTTACATATTAGTTATTTTATGTTTAATACATACTCATTCAGCGTTAGCAATTTATTATATTGACAATGGTTTTACAAGACTACAATATGATGATTCAACTGTAACATGAGTATGGCATCTCATAAGTTACCATCATTATAATTCAACATGTTTAACTGACTATATGATAATATGAAATCAGTTTGATCTGTTGGCTTATGAGCATACCCATGTGTAATCAGATTAGGTTCATCAGGTATTGCTATGGCAACACGGCTACAATACCCGGAGATGATGTGACTCCGGGAGCACACGTAGTCAGTTATCTTTGGCAACGAGACATAACATTGTTTTGATAACACTGCAATACATAATCATACACTCACATTACTAGCATGATATGTTAAGGTGTATAAATGATAGTATATAAGACTGCATACATGGTATCGGATTAGCTTGTATGTTTGTCCGAGCTCCACCGCTTCGGCGGCCCTTCGACCGATCAACTGCCTTCCACCATGGCCCAGACCAAGTACATCGCCATCTCTTCGCAGAAGGGTGGGGTGGGTAAGACCACCGTCACCATCATCGCCGCTTCGGCTTTTCACCACCTGGGCGGGGTTCGCACCGCGGTGGTCGACTGCGACTTTCCCCAGCAGTCCATCGTGGACTTCCGCGACAAGGAGCTCAGCGCCCTCGAGCGCGAGCTCCAGCACCTGCAGCAGGAGCCGGAAGCCAACGGCAAGCGCATCCAGGAAATCGAGGCGGCCCTCGCCGACGCCTACCCGGTAATTGGCTGCATGGTCAAGGACGCGGCCGCGCAGCTCGCGGCACTCGACGGCCAGGTGGACCTGGTGTTCGTGGACACGCCCGGCACCATGAACGCCGAGGGCATCGTGGACCTGTGGGCCCGCCTGGACTACATCTTCATTCCGGTGGAGCCGGACAAGATCAGCGTCTCGTCGACCATCAGCTACATCGACACCATCCAGGAAATCATGCAGGAGCACCCCGGCAGCCGCCTCAAGGGCATTTACCCCTTCTGGAACAAGTACATCAAGAGCGAGAAGCGCACCATGTACGACCGCACCGAGCAGTACTTCGCCGACAACGACATCCGCCTGCTCGACGCGCGCCTGGAGCACAGCGTGAACTACCGCAAAGACGAAATGCGCTCAACCATGTTCCCGCTCAAAAAGCAGTTTCTGGATCTGGGCGTGCGCAGCCTGATCGAGCAGATGAGCAACGTCATCTTCGCCGACGCCGTGCCCGCCGGCGCCGAAGCCGACGCCCAGTAACCCCTTAAGAGCTAGCGACCCGTATTGCCATGGCCACCAAGACTTCCCCCGCCAAGAACAGCAAACCCCTGGACGAGGAGCCGCTGGGCCCCTCCAAGCGCACCAAAGCCACCACCATTAACTTCTTCCGCGCGCCCGCGGCCCCGGCCACTCCGCAGCCGGCCGCGGAAACGGTAGCCGCGCCCAAGGCCGCAGTTGCCGAGCCCGTGGTGGTTGAACCGGCCGCTCCCGTGATTGCGCCCGTGGAGGCGCCGCCCGTAGCGGCGGTAGAAACCCCGGCGTTGGCACCGGTAGCCGAGCAGCACGCGGAACCAACCACCGCGGAGTTGCCTGCTGCGGCCGTTGACGCACCCGTGGTTGAGCCAGCCATTGCAGTGGCTGACGAAGAGCGGGTCTTGACAGAAACAGCTGCCGCCAGCAGCGGGGTAGGGGAGGGGCCCGCCCTTGAGTATGCCCATTTCCTGGAAAAGCGGGACAAGGACCAGCGCACCCACGCCTACATCAGCCGGGAGCTGTACGAGAACCTGGTGTACATCGCCAACACGCTCGGCGACAACAAATTTGTCTCCACCACGACCTTGCTCAACAACATCGTTGAGCACCACCTGCAGCAGTTCGGTCCGCAAATCCGGAAGCTGATAAAGGAAAAGGAAGCCCAGGCGAAGAAGAAGCGCCGGTTCTAGGCAGCTCAAGTACTACTTGAAGTAGATTATCACGCCGCCGTGCTGGCCCACTTACCCGGGTCAGCGCGGCGGCGCTGTTTTCAGTGGGGTAGGGGAGAGGTTGCCTGCGCCGGCACCATTCAACTTAATTCGCTGCCGGGTAGCGGTGACAAACCTGCTTTTTCAGCTTGCCAGCTAGCCCAATCCTCCGCGGAGAGCACGGATTGCAGAAATGCACCGAAGCCGACATCGCGCCGCTCTAGAGCGTGGCGGCGGAGCGGCAGGCTGGTCTTGCACTTCTCGAATCCATCCCGCTCCATGATCGCCCGAAAACGTTCTGGCAGGCCTTCAAGCCAATCTAGATAGTCCGCTTCGGTTACTTCGCCCGCGGCCAGTTGCTGGTAGCGAAACGTCGCATTACCAAACCGGAACAGCCGGGCCATGTACTCCCGCTGTTCTGCCTGCAGCTGCGCCAGCGCCTGAAGCTGCGCCCGGTGCTTGTCCGCGTACGGGTGACCAGGTGCAAGCAGCGCCTCTAATTCAGCAATATCCATATTAATTACTCAGCCAGCCCTTGCTGCGCAAAGGAAGAGAGGGCCTGGGTATTCTCGTACAAACTGCCAGCCGAATCTTCTGCGTCAAATTCAGGCTGATTACCCCGCTGAATGCTCCAGATCTGAGCAAAAGATACTGTGACTGGAGAAAACTTATTCGGATTCAGCAGTACGTCGCACGTAAACCGATTGGCTTCCACGCGCAGGTTGCGAACCGCGTCGCGGTGCAAGTAAAGGGAGCCAAGTAACACTGGCCCGTCAGGGGTTTCAAAGTAGTTGGTGCAGACCAGGTAGTGATTGGAAGCATCTGCCAGGCCCGCTTGTATGTGATTCATGGCGTGAGCAGCCGGGTGAATAGGGTTAACGGCCATATCTGGTACTACTAAGATTACTGCTGATTAAGAAGGGAGTGCTGATCCGCTGCATCAGCTCGCTCTAATTTACCTGGTTTGTAGGTGAATAGCAGGTAAGGACTCACCAAGCCGT comes from the Hymenobacter sp. YIM 151858-1 genome and includes:
- a CDS encoding helix-turn-helix domain-containing protein → MSHKVCSKAVGQRLAQLREELAATSGERWPQSRVAEVVGLDKNQVTRLELGKGTIDAFVALLLFYQGRGYNLNWIVVPDNSAVSKRLPGPNAGGADVAGSLALLLRLQADLDQAVGKLRQ
- the mobC gene encoding conjugal transfer protein MobC: MEDEKALRRLMDFMRLISVALLLLHLYYYCYAFFAGQGLRAGWLEELLTRLSTKTALFAAPAVSLGGALLFLLLSCLGTRGAPLDKPDWRATLGYGGVGGLLLAGAGALRELVSSPGVQTAVYALALGGGYLLLLRAALRVSRLLQLPGGLLGDLFNEQNESFPQQEQLVENEYSVNLRTQYTYRGKQRRGVINVVNPFRGTMVLGTPGSGKTYAVISEFIRQHLQKGFALYVYDFKFDDLTRQCYNELRRNAHRYAVQPRFYVINFDDPRKSHRCNPLLAEQMTDIVDAYEAAATIMLNLNKTWIQKQGDFFVESPINFVTAIIWFLKLYENGRYCTFPHVIELLSQSYEELFPILGAYSEIENYVRPFASALERDALEQLEGQIASARIPLSRLASPQLYWVMSGNDFTLDLNDPRAPKVLCVGNNPERQGIYGAALGLYNARLVKLINRKHRLKTALVIDELPTIYFKGLDTLLATARSNKVATCLGFQDFAQLERDYGKAEATVIRSTVGNVIAGQVVGESAEALSKRFGRILQRREGVSVNSREASRSTSTQLDSMLPAARIAGLTQGCFVGAVADNVGEEISQKVFHARIVVDEQARAREAREDEDLPHITNFTDPHSGRDRTEELVRANYERIKAEVREICRRELERIAADPTLQHLVKARKQRT
- a CDS encoding DUF3945 domain-containing protein, with protein sequence MPDPRPALTHDEARAQFICAAEPLALDLQQLGYPAQATLLQAVARELDAAPALSHERARELEQMLERGAQIRLLRESPDFQLLRQAVQVLGAPERAPAVGEPLRPAVATGRGARPPQRPPEEPGLLDIRVKSNPVSSFASNFTAHYQASKALEKPAAPESAAAPARPAGVGEGSAPSAAPAPPQLDETAAPVTPSPALERPTEPARPPVAKLPGLASAAPVDGPAGFTAAELPWPLLERLGLGREQLEASGQLPALLRGDKTALLPLRAAGEQAGGEVCHLRARLVLRRTGDGAANLQFELPREQLVIPEQLHGTVLGPQVRQQLLETGRGPRLSFQLPDGQELRAYVGVDREMNRLVLLHEHAIRLPEAVRGVALSAQQRAQLAAGLPVALQGLVHQGTGARYDATVQIDAARRALAIQWLTPGASQEPRPRLRPSRG
- a CDS encoding plasmid mobilization protein — its product is MLRFRVSEHERRVIESKASRAGLKLSDFLRDCALDKPVREAVPLEVVRGVIGVANALNQLARLAREGRLGRVGEQELLERLEELKTLLR
- a CDS encoding DUF3408 domain-containing protein, translating into MATKTSPAKNSKPLDEEPLGPSKRTKATTINFFRAPAAPATPQPAAETVAAPKAAVAEPVVVEPAAPVIAPVEAPPVAAVETPALAPVAEQHAEPTTAELPAAAVDAPVVEPAIAVADEERVLTETAAASSGVGEGPALEYAHFLEKRDKDQRTHAYISRELYENLVYIANTLGDNKFVSTTTLLNNIVEHHLQQFGPQIRKLIKEKEAQAKKKRRF
- a CDS encoding relaxase/mobilization nuclease domain-containing protein gives rise to the protein MIAKTTIGADFRGAIAYGAGVREEEQKKKSRLLGAHNLLSRDAAGIAREMQLAAQRSGRCQLPVWHTSLSWPPEENVTPQQMLQAAALYCQKMGADLARHQVVVYQHLDRPHPHVHVYINRVPLDGGPVLRTSHNYARNVRVTAEIRAELGMQSLPRQRQGKKLALDQGPRPVVQVRAALAAALGEGGVRSVAELGAFLRARGVAVTFKRDAGGLLVGASFRLGDVALTGTQVGCKARTLRELLEPETRRAEARRVGEGLAAERVSGSAGPAPERAAPMRAGQDTERGALGALLEALEGGSAWEVENQMPDRRKRKRRRPLR
- a CDS encoding ParA family protein gives rise to the protein MAQTKYIAISSQKGGVGKTTVTIIAASAFHHLGGVRTAVVDCDFPQQSIVDFRDKELSALERELQHLQQEPEANGKRIQEIEAALADAYPVIGCMVKDAAAQLAALDGQVDLVFVDTPGTMNAEGIVDLWARLDYIFIPVEPDKISVSSTISYIDTIQEIMQEHPGSRLKGIYPFWNKYIKSEKRTMYDRTEQYFADNDIRLLDARLEHSVNYRKDEMRSTMFPLKKQFLDLGVRSLIEQMSNVIFADAVPAGAEADAQ